One genomic segment of Odocoileus virginianus isolate 20LAN1187 ecotype Illinois chromosome 33, Ovbor_1.2, whole genome shotgun sequence includes these proteins:
- the SBDS gene encoding ribosome maturation protein SBDS, with translation MSIFTPTNQIRLTNVAVVRMKRAGKRFEIACYKNKVVGWRSGVEKDLDEVLQTHSVFVNVSKGQVAKKEDLISAFGTDDQTEICKQILTKGEVQVSDKERHTQLEQMFRDIATIVADKCVNPETKRPYTVILIERAMKDIHYSVKPNKSTKQQALEVIKQLKEKMKIERAHMRLRFILPVNEGKKLKEKLKPLIKVIESEDYGQQLEIVCLIDPGCFREIDELIKKETKGKGSLEVLNLKDVEEGDEKFE, from the exons ATGTCGATCTTCACCCCCACAAACCAGATCCGCCTGACCAATGTGGCCGTGGTACGGATGAAGCGAGCCGGGAAGCGCTTCGAAATCGCCTGCTACAAAAACAAGGTCGTGGGCTGGCGGAGCGGCGT ggaaaaagaccttgatgaagTGCTACAGACCCACTCAGTGTTTGTAAATGTCTCCAAAGGTCAGGTTGCAAAGAAGGAAGATCTCATCAGTGCGTTTGGAACAGATGACCAGActgaaatctgtaagcag attttgactAAAGGAGAGGTTCAAGTGTCAGATAAGGAACGGCACACGCAGCTGGAGCAGATGTTTAGGGACATTGCAACTATTGTGGCCGACAAATGTGTGAACCCTGAAACAAAGAGACCATACACCGTTATCCTTATTGAGAGAGCCATGAAGGACATCCACTATTCAGTCAAACCCAACAAGAGCACGAAACAGCAG GCTTTGGAAGTGATAAAGcagttaaaagagaaaatgaagatagaACGCGCTCACATGAGACTTCGGttcatccttccagtgaatgaagggaagaagctgaaagaaaaacTCAAGCCACTGATCAAGGTTATCGAAAGTGAAGACTACGGTCAACAGTTAGAAATT GTGTGTCTCATTGACCCCGGCTGCTTCAGAGAAATCGATGAGCTCATAAAAAAGGAGACAAAGGGCAAGGGCTCCTTGGAAGTACTCAACTTGAAAGACGTGGAAGAAGGAGACGAGAAATTCGAGTGA